One part of the Solanum dulcamara chromosome 8, daSolDulc1.2, whole genome shotgun sequence genome encodes these proteins:
- the LOC129901617 gene encoding ABC transporter G family member 31-like isoform X2, with product MAASNGSEYFDLDVEAQNESFSRPSNAESVEEDEQELVWAALEKLPTRKRTNLALVKRNAEESDPGGSVGKTDTVDVRKLDRNTRQLVVTRAMATTEQDNYKLLAGVKERLDSVGLEVPKVEVRYEDITLTADVNIGSRALPTLVNSVRDVFESILTGLMIFRPKKSSLTILNNVSGVVKPGRMTLLLGPPGSGKTSLLLALSGKLDNGLKKRGIITYNGHNLDEFCVQRTSAYISQTDNHIAELTVRETVDFAARCQGASLGFAEYMKDLDRLEKERSIRPNTEIDAYMKASSVGGKKHSVFTDYVLKVLGLDVCSDTIVGNDMIRGVSGGQRKRVTTGEMIVGPRKTLFMDEISTGLDSSTTYQIVKCLRNFVHLMDATLMIALLQPAPETFELFDDLVLLSEGYVVYQGPRADVIEFFESLGFRLPPRKGVADFLQEVTSRKDQAQYWADNSRPYEYIPVHTIAEAFRKSRYGQDIKSFLSTPYDRSKGHPSALSTTKFAVPRWDLFKACFEREWLLMTRHSFLYIFRTFQVAFVGFVTCTMFLRTRIHPTDLMNGNLYLSCLFFALIHMMFNGFSELPLLIFRLPVFYKQRDNLFYPAWSWALCSWILRLPYSVIEAVVWSLVVYWSVGFSPGAGRFFRYVFSLFVVHQMGMGLFRAIASVARVLVVSNTFASAALLITFLSGGFIVPKEMIKPWWQWAFWVSPLTYGQRAISVNEFTATRWMEKTTIGNVTLGNAVLQSHSLPTTNSWYWLGIGALLLYILFFNTILTLALAILNPIRKSQAIVSPEAMGTDGSSKNSESNGDPCPGMTKKRGMILPFQPLAMTFHNVKYFVDMPKEMSSEGIPERKLQLLSSVSGVFSPGVLTALVGSSGAGKTTLMDCLAGRKTSGYIEGDIKISGYLKQQQTFARVSGYVEQNDIHSPQVTVFESLCFSSYLRLPKEVNKEQREEFVKEVMDLVELDSLKNALVGLPGSSGLSTEQRKRLTIAVELVANPSIVFMDEPTSGLDARAAAIVMRTVRNTVDTGRTVVCTIHQPSIEIFEAFDELLLMKRGGQVIYGGKLGEKSQTMVDYFQSIPGIPRIPSGYNPATWMLEISTPAAEERMGEDFAEIYRKSEQFRGVEALIKQLSVPPENSEPLKFTTTYSQGTQLKICSLLWVRFILHACSWGSIMLLLYSQ from the exons atGGCGGCATCGAACGGGAGTGAGTACTTTGATTTAGATGTGGAGGCACAAAATGAAAGTTTCAGTCGGCCGTCGAATGCGGAGTCGGTCGAGGAAGACGAGCAGGAGTTGGTGTGGGCGGCATTAGAGAAATTGCCGACGCGGAAGAGAACGAATCTCGCTTTGGTGAAGCGGAATGCGGAGGAATCTGACCCTGGCGGCAGCGTAGGGAAGACTGACACAGTCGATGTGAGAAAACTTGATCGGAACACTCGCCAGCTTGTCGTCACTCGAGCAATGGCGACTACTGAACAGGATAACTATAAGTTGCTTGCCGGCGTGAAAGAGCGCCTCGATAG CGTGGGATTGGAGGTTCCTAAAGTTGAAGTTCGATATGAGGATATAACACTCACAGCAGATGTCAATATTGGCTCCAGAGCTTTGCCTACTTTGGTGAATTCAGTCCGTGATGTCTTCGAG AGTATATTGACTGGACTGATGATATTCCGTCCTAAGAAAAGCTCTCTTACCATTTTAAATAACGTCAGCGGTGTTGTAAAACCTGGGAG GATGACACTGCTCCTTGGACCTCCTGGTTCTGGTAAAACTTCATTGCTTTTAGCGCTTTCAGGGAAGCTTGATAATGGCTTAAAG AAAAGAGGGATTATCACATATAATGGACATAATCTGGATGAATTTTGTGTGCAAAGAACTTCAGCTTACATAAGTCAGACAGATAATCATATCGCTGAGTTAACTGTAAGAGAAACTGTAGATTTTGCTGCTAGATGCCAAGGTGCAAGTCTAGGATTTGCAG AATATATGAAAGACCTTGATCGTTTAGAGAAGGAAAGAAGTATACGTCCAAACACTGAAATAGACGCATATATGAAG GCATCTTCTGTTGGTGGTAAGAAGCACAGCGTGTTTACTGACTACGTCTTGAAAGTTCTTGGTCTAGATGTATGTTCAGATACAATTGTTGGCAATGACATGATAAGAGGAGTTTCAGGTGGACAAAGGAAGAGAGTTACGACAG GAGAAATGATTGTCGGGCCCAGGAAAACACttttcatggatgaaatttcTACTGGACTTGATAGCTCCACGACGTACCAAATTGTCAAGTGCTTAAGAAATTTTGTTCATTTAATGGACGCAACATTGATGATTGCTCTTCTTCAACCTGCACCTGAGACTTTTGAATTGTTTGATGATCTGGTATTACTCTCTGAAGGATATGTCGTGTACCAAGGTCCCCGAGCAGATGTTATTGAATTCTTTGAATCATTAGGATTTCGATTGCCACCCCGTAAGGGCGTTGCAGATTTCCTTCAAGAG GTTACCTCAAGAAAGGATCAGGCACAATACTGGGCTGATAATTCCAGACCATATGAATATATTCCTGTTCATACAATTGCCGAAGCGTTTAGGAAGTCCAGATACGGTCAGGATATAAAATCCTTCCTTTCTACTCCATATGATAGATCCAAAGGTCATCCCTCAGCTCTATCTACAACGAAGTTTGCTGTTCCCAGATGGGATCTCTTTAAAGCTTGTTTCGAGAGAGAGTGGCTTCTAATGACTAGGCATAGTTTTCTTTATATCTTCAGGACGTTTCAG GTTGCTTTTGTTGGATTTGTAACATGCACAATGTTTCTAAGAACGCGGATACATCCCACAGATTTGATGAATGGCAACTTATATCTTTCTTGCTTGTTTTTTGCCTTGATTCATATGATGTTCAACGGATTTTCCGAACTGCCTCTCTTAATATTTCGCCTCCCAGTATTCTATAAGCAAAGAGATAATTTGTTTTATCCAGCATGGTCATGGGCCTTGTGTAGTTGGATTCTGCGTTTACCTTACTCTGTAATTGAAGCTGTCGTATGGTCACTTGTTGTGTACTGGAGTGTAGGTTTCTCACCTGGTGCTGGGAG GTTTTTCCGCTACGTGTTTTCACTCTTTGTAGTACACCAGATGGGAATGGGACTCTTTCGAGCAATAGCTTCTGTTGCACGAGTTTTGGTTGTCTCAAATACATTTGCATCAGCTGCACTGCTGATCACTTTTTTATCGGGCGGTTTTATCGTGCCAAAAG AAATGATCAAGCCATGGTGGCAATGGGCCTTTTGGGTTTCACCATTGACATATGGACAACGAGCTATTTCAGTTAATGAATTTACAGCCACGCGATGGATGGAG aAAACAACCATCGGAAATGTAACTCTTGGGAATGCCGTTCTGCAATCGCACAGCCTACCAACAACCAATAGCTGGTATTGGCTGGGAATAGGTGCTTTACTGCTCTACATTTTGTTTTTCAACACCATTCTGACTCTAGCCTTGGCTATTCTCAACC caataagaaaaTCCCAGGCAATTGTCTCACCAGAAGCAATGGGTACAGATG GAAGTAGTAAGAATTCTGAGTCAAATGGGGACCCTTGCCCAGGGATGACTAAAAAAAGGGGGATGATACTGCCATTCCAACCACTGGCAATGACTTTCCATAATGTCAAATACTTTGTTGACATGCCAAAG GAAATGAGTTCAGAAGGAATACCTGAAAGGAAGCTGCAACTACTGTCAAGTGTTAGTGGAGTATTCTCTCCCGGTGTTCTTACAGCATTGGTTGGTTCAAGTGGAGCAGGAAAAACCACATTGATGGATTGCTTAGCAGGAAGGAAAACTTCTGGATATATAGAGGGTGACATTAAAATATCAGGATACCTGAAACAACAACAGACTTTTGCTAGAGTTTCAGGATATGTTGAACAAAATGATATACATTCTCCTCAAGTTACAGTTTTTGAATCCCTATGTTTTTCTTCTTATCTGCGTCTTCCCAAAGAAGTGAATAAGGAACAAAGAGAG GAGTTTGTTAAAGAGGTAATGGATTTGGTGGAACTTGACTCTCTAAAGAATGCTTTGGTAGGCTTGCCTGGAAGTTCTGGCTTATCAACAGAACAAAGAAAGCGCTTGACAATTGCAGTAGAACTTGTGGCAAATCCTTCGATAGTTTTCATGGATGAGCCTACATCTGGGCTTGATGCTCGAGCAGCAGCGATTGTAATGCGAACTGTTCGTAATACTGTAGACACTGGCAGAACCGTTGTTTGCACAATCCATCAGCCAAGTATCGAAATTTTTGAAGCATTTGATGAG CTGCTTCTTATGAAACGCGGAGGACAAGTGATATATGGGGGGAAGCTTGGGGAGAAGTCACAAACTATGGTTGACTACTTTCAG AGTATTCCTGGGATACCCCGAATTCCTAGTGGTTACAATC